The genomic window AATTTTGTAGCAAAGTCAACACTTTGTTAACAACAAAATGTGTTTAATAAAGTAATAGGATGCTATGACAGAATCTGTTCTTACAGGACAAATAACCACCTCAAGCGATCGCCCGAAAGTCCAAAAATGGATGAGACTATTAGTGTGGAAAATCGCCATCGCTACTCTGCTATTAATGGCCGTAGGGAGTGCCACACGGGTGATGAATGCCGGGTTAGCTTGTCCAGATTGGCCGTTGTGTTATGGTCAGTTAGTTCCCACCCAACAAATGAACCTACAAGTCTTTTTAGAGTGGTTTCATCGGTTGGATGCTTCTTTGATTGGGTTAAGTACCTTGGCCTTAGTTGCTCTCTCTTGGTGGTTTCGCAAAGAACTCCCCAAATGGCTACCCTGGGCTTGTTTAGGAGCATTAGGCCTAATTGTCTTCCAAGGAATTTTAGGGGGTCTAACGGTCACTCAAATGCTGCGGTTTGATATTGTGACTGCCCATTTAGGAACTGCCCTCCTCTTTTTTGCCACCCTAGTGATCATCGCCTTGTGTTTAACCCCCTATCATGGCACCACCACTGCCAGGAAACTGCGATGGGTGAGCCTCACCGCTGCTATTTTAGTTTATATCCAATGCTTATTAGGGGCTTTAGTGGGTTCCCGTTGGGCGCTACATCAATGCTTTGGAGGTTCTCAACTCTGCGCTGTTATGAATAGTCATATTATTGGTGTGGTTCCTGCTACTTTTGCGACCTTAACCGTGGTTTTTATGGCTTGGCGTACTCCGGCACTTCATCCGACCTTAAGAAAACTAGCCTGGGTAGCTGGTGGTGTCGTGGTGTTACAAGTCCTTTTAGGAGTCGCTACCTTTTACCTACATTTACAGGTAGAACCCTTAACCGTGACCCATCATACAGTGGGGGCTGCTTTATTTGCTACGTTAGTGGCTTTGACCACCCTGGGAATGCGAGATGCCAACTCCTACGCACAAAGTAACCGTTAATGGTTTAGATGCTTTCCATTCCCTATTTCTTAGTGCTTAGCACAATAATTGATCAATTAACAGAATTTGGTGTGAATTAATGATTGGGACTGATGTTGTCCGTCGTAACGAGAACTTTTTACAAGTGGTTAGAAGTTATTATCAGCTAACCAAACCGAGGATTATTCCTCTATTATTAATCACCACGGCCGCTTCTATGTGGATCGCCTCTGAGGGTGAAGTGGACTCCTTTAGACTCTTTATTACCTTACTAGGAGGAACCCTTGCGGCCGCTTCAGCGCAAGTGATGAACTGTATCTACGATCGCGATATTGATTATGAAATGTTGCGAACTCGGGCCCGTCCCATTCCTTCAGGCCGAGTACAATCTCGTCACGCCCTCATTTTTGCCCTGGTATTAGCGGTCATTTCTTTTAGTCTCTTTCTCGTCTATATCAACCTTCTCAGTGGCTTATTGGCCATGTCCGGTATTGCCTTCTATATGCTGGTTTATACCCACTTTCTCAAACGTAATACCCCTCAAAATATTGTCATTGGTGGGGCTGCTGGTTCCATTCCTCCTCTGGTGGGTTGGGCTGCCGTAACCGGGGATCTCAGTTGGGCCCCTTGGATTTTATTTGCCATTATTTTCCTCTGGACTCCCCCCCATTTTTGGGCATTAGCGTTGATGATTAAAGATGATTATGCCCAGGTGAATGTACCGATGATGCCGGTAATAGAAGGGGAAGAGTCAACGGTTCGTCAAATTTGGTGGTACACCCTCTTAGTGATTCCCTGCACTTTCTTATTAGTGTATCCTGTGGGGGCTTCCGGTTGGCTATATGGCGTGATGGCCTTATTCTTAGGGGCGATCTTTATCAAGAAAACTTGGTTACTCAAACAAAACCCCTTAGATAAAGATATGGCAAAATCCTTGTTTAAGTTTTCTATCCTCTATTTGATGTTGCTATGTACTGCTATGGTAGTGGATAGTTTACCGTTTACCCATCAACTGTTTACCGCTATGGTCAATTTTGTTGGCTGATGGAACGACAAGATGACGGGGTGTAAGGGGGACAGGAGAAGATATATTAATCTATTTCTCCCAGTCCCCTATCCCCTTTTAGGAATGGATAATCAACTTCTCTAACGCATCTTGTAAATTTTGGGTTAACGTAGTCACTGCTTGACGACGATTACTTTTATAGGCATCAAAACGATCAGAAACAGATAGGGGTTCACCTACAGTAATGAACACTTTTTGTTGACCCAGTTGAGGACGAAATAAGGGGTTTTCTCCTTTAATTTTTGCTACAAAATCCCACAATAATAAAACCGTATCTGCAAACCGTTCTGCTGTGGGTTTATCTTTGACGTAATACCCGGTTACTGCTACAAAAGACTCTACTAAACGCATATGCCACATTCTTAAACTGGCTTCTTCAGCAATGCGATCGCCTAACCCTTTTTCCACTG from Crocosphaera subtropica ATCC 51142 includes these protein-coding regions:
- a CDS encoding COX15/CtaA family protein, which translates into the protein MTESVLTGQITTSSDRPKVQKWMRLLVWKIAIATLLLMAVGSATRVMNAGLACPDWPLCYGQLVPTQQMNLQVFLEWFHRLDASLIGLSTLALVALSWWFRKELPKWLPWACLGALGLIVFQGILGGLTVTQMLRFDIVTAHLGTALLFFATLVIIALCLTPYHGTTTARKLRWVSLTAAILVYIQCLLGALVGSRWALHQCFGGSQLCAVMNSHIIGVVPATFATLTVVFMAWRTPALHPTLRKLAWVAGGVVVLQVLLGVATFYLHLQVEPLTVTHHTVGAALFATLVALTTLGMRDANSYAQSNR
- a CDS encoding heme o synthase, which encodes MIGTDVVRRNENFLQVVRSYYQLTKPRIIPLLLITTAASMWIASEGEVDSFRLFITLLGGTLAAASAQVMNCIYDRDIDYEMLRTRARPIPSGRVQSRHALIFALVLAVISFSLFLVYINLLSGLLAMSGIAFYMLVYTHFLKRNTPQNIVIGGAAGSIPPLVGWAAVTGDLSWAPWILFAIIFLWTPPHFWALALMIKDDYAQVNVPMMPVIEGEESTVRQIWWYTLLVIPCTFLLVYPVGASGWLYGVMALFLGAIFIKKTWLLKQNPLDKDMAKSLFKFSILYLMLLCTAMVVDSLPFTHQLFTAMVNFVG